A genomic window from Populus alba chromosome 19, ASM523922v2, whole genome shotgun sequence includes:
- the LOC118028904 gene encoding uncharacterized protein: protein MASVGIRLEGNGLRRFSENNPAKNAHLWPCNNVKISGNSCDGARFRKGRASMSMKSITTPGIVKATDSSDGNKKSAVLYEKAEQWMRDSVVEIVNNLREAPLLVHVYAKESGGTTVLKTEKEVAEEKWPGLMERWGKRETQLPDGVIFVEKLEDGEEEEEKDAITRAWGIVVQGRGVDCGPVCYLLKTSRVGAGPGLGLCCTHFCLMKVQSFRETARSQFKNCWLSQGL, encoded by the coding sequence ATGGCATCAGTGGGCATTCGTCTTGAAGGGAATGGTCTTCGCcggttttctgaaaataatCCCGCCAAGAATGCCCATCTGTGGCCATGTAATAATGTCAAGATATCCGGTAACTCATGTGATGGTGCAAGATTCAGGAAAGGGAGGGCATCGATGTCAATGAAGAGTATTACAACGCCGGGAATTGTAAAGGCAACCGATTCTTCTGATGGAAACAAGAAATCTGCAGTTTTATATGAGAAGGCTGAGCAATGGATGAGGGATTCTGTGGTGGAGATTGTTAACAACTTAAGGGAAGCGCCTCTTTTGGTCCATGTATACGCGAAGGAAAGCGGTGGAACGACGGTGCTGAAGACGGAGAAGGAGGTGGCGGAGGAGAAATGGCCGGGCTTGATGGAGAGATGGGGAAAGAGAGAGACCCAGTTGCCTGATGGGGTGATTTTTGTGGAGAAACTGGAGGACggtgaggaggaggaggagaaagatGCGATCACCAGGGCATGGGGGATCGTGGTGCAAGGGAGAGGAGTGGATTGTGGGCCTGTCTGCTACTTGCTGAAGACAAGCAGGGTTGGGGCTGGGCCTGGTTTGGGCCTGTGCTGCACTCATTTTTGTTTGATGAAGGTACAGAGCTTCAGGGAGACAGCCAGGTCTCAGTTCAAGAATTGCTGGTTGTCGCAAGGGCTTTGA